AAATGTCAGCTACTATGAAGATCAAGGCCTATACAAATTCAAGTGTAAAATGGTCCAAAGTGAAATTTCGTTTTGGATTAGGCAAGACTCCTGTCTATGGTTTGCCTTGGTCTTGATCTAAGCAGTCCCGAGTTGAAACTTCTGATTCCCTCAGGACTCAAGAGATATGCTCCACCGACAATGTTCATTCAACTGCTAATAAATTCTTGTTAATTGCACCTCACTCCTGCTGAAGAAAGGCGAAGTTTTACACGGCCCACTTCATAAACCTATCTGAAGCCAAGTAAGCAGTTCAAAAACCTAAAGGTTTTACAGAGAAACAGAAATCTGCATGAAAACTGTGTAACTGGACAGTAAGCACTCAATAATGTCAAGCCACCGAAAGGATGTCCctacctccctccctccttccctctCGTACAACAAACTGAATAAACGACAGTGATGTTATTCAGATGTTATTAACAAGCAAACCAGAAGGCAATTATCAATGTCAGCAAAAACAGCCCAGACTCATCCCGAGCAACAACATATACTAAATAACCCTTATTAATTCCCTAAAAGTCTCTGTTGCATTATTTCTCACACTTCTCCATCAATGAGTCATTGGGTCCGTACCTTTCCCTTATAACTTTCTAACAtggaaattgctagccatagaAGGAAAAACCCCATCCGACAAAGAAAAGCTGATGATTCGATATCAAGCGAGGTCCTCCTTGTCCTTGATTGGGTTACTATGTAGTCGGGACTGGATTGATCACTAAAAAGTTTGTGCCAATACCATAATGAATACACCCACGTGCGGCAACTGGTTCTGGAATCAAAAGAGCTTATACCTTCGTAACCAACAACACCGGAGATAAGCAAGTTCCAGTCACGCAACTAATCCAAATCCTTATAAGTTCTCTCTTACATTGTAAAGCAATTAAGAGCTTGTACCTTCTCTCATCACCACAACGCTTAATTCCACTTTCATCCTCCAAATGCAAAATGAGAGAGCATCTAATATTCAGTCCAATCCAGACTCCTATCCTCGGCATTTCCCCAATAATTGATTACTCAAAGTTCTACGAGTCGATCACAAACTATGGCCAAAACTTCAACCCGAGGGCTGGGGAGAGCCAGGGGAAGAGAAGAGACGAAAAGCTACCCGATCAGCCGTCTTCGGCGACGGAGGCTGGTAGATGCGGGCACGCTTGAGGATCTCGGCGACGACCCAGCGCTTGCGCTTGCTGAGGGGACGGGAGGGGTCGAGGCGGACGCGGTCGCCGATGTTGCACTGGCTGAGCTCGTCGTGAGCCATGAACTTGGAGGTGCGCTTGACGAAGCGGTTGTAGACCTTGTGGTGGAAGAGGCGgtccaccgccaccaccaccgactTCTGCATCTTGTTCGACACCACCATCCCCACCACccccttcatctctctctctgcgatAAACCctaagcccctctctctctctctctctctccaacacgCCACCGCTCCTTAATCAGATCGTGTCCAAAATTGTAATTTCGCGTCCGCTTGTCTAAAACCGTAAATAAAAGCGAAAACTGAGTCAGAAAATAGCTTGGAATTATGTTGCATATAGTCCAGAGTTCAAAACTGTgaataaattaattctttttttttactatttttcacGACCGcgtattaaaaaataaaaaaaattgttcttgaAAATGTTAATTccttattacttttttttgaaattccgAGTTAAAATGCATGTGggattatgatttttctattggTTTCATAGCAGTGAGAAATAACAATTATTCAAAGGCAAGAAAACTTAGATATTCAAattggtttggaaaaaaaaatgattggaaTTGGAAGAATTTGGTGGATATTAAATTAAATCTGTTGTGGATATTAAATTGAATGAGTCCatggataaataaaaaaaaaaagagggatcaAATAGAGAAAATGTGTTGTGTCTATGGATATTAGCACCATCTCTTTAGAAATTTTACTACCTTGACATAATTTAAGACATAATTTCTAACTTTGAATGTTATAATTAGTATCATTTTATATAGCTATGGTGATTTCCAATTCGTCAACTACGGTTTTCTATGCCAAGTATGTTTCCTAAATAACTTTCTAATTGAGCTATAATTATGTTGTGCCATAatgaattcaaaattttataagGGATGCTCTTTTCCCACTTCTCTCTTCGTGTAAACACTCCTTTTTACAATACTTTGACCATATTACCCATTGCGTGACCTGCCATTTAGCATGCTTCAATATTCAGAGTGCCTGTCCCTTGATTTTTTTCGTCCTTTCTTTAGGGTCCTACTTTCCTTAAGCATGCTTTTGATGTCCAACTTTAGTGACTTACTAAATCAAGACTAATTCAAAGCAAAGCATAGCCTattcttcaagaaaaatcacatgTGGCTTGTCCTGCAGTGATGAGCAGGCTAAATGATCTAGTGACAATAAAGGTGAGGCGGTCACGACACTACAAATCGGTAATAGTGGCGGCTCAACTTTAAACCGCTCATTGTATTGACTCGGCATGCTTATGGCTAGATTGAAACTAACCCATGAAACCAAAACAGACAAAATGAGAGAGCGAAAATCTGAATAGACGAACAACTCGATAAACCAAAAGGAATAGAAATAACCCGGTGGTGGCTTTTGTGGATTGAAGATGGTGATAAAAAGTGTCTGGGTCGGTGCTTTCTGGTGTTGAGTGTCTCTTGCGCGTGTGCccataatttattttctaaccGATAATTCGTGATCTCGGCGAACTCTCTCTGTCGTCCTTGTTTGCGTCCTTGTTTTCCAATCTTTAATCATATTTTATGTGGCCCTTCCCTTGCTAAAAAACATCTGAAAAATGGTCTTCCATACTGCGCAACTACAGTCTTGCATTCCTCAATCACACTCCCCATTCCTTTTTCGGGGTCAAAAAATCAAACGGATGTTCCCCTGCATAGTGATTAGGTTCCACCCACCAAACACAAATTcatctccctcttcttccttaGCATTACAACCACACCAAAATGAGAAAACCTTTAAACAGCCCTTGATTGACAATACTATATCAAACAACATTGTTGTTTGTAGAAATCAAAGGCGTGGAAAGAAGAGGGTAGCCTGCAAGAGAGAGCACGGAGAGAAGTGAgtagaagaaggaaagtgggaccacaaagaaactaaaaaaagaaacaaaacaaaaagagggGAACCACTTTCTTTACTTTACTAGAGTTTTAATTAAACATGCTAAGTAGTGAGCCATAAAAGGGGTAATATGataaaaacacttttgaaatgGAGTGTTTAAACCAAACgagtggaaaaagcgcgacCCTTTTATAATTCAGCTATCATTTATGTATAAACTACCTTTGAACCTGGGTTTTTAGAGCACGATTGCtactaaaaaattatctactttCGACTATTATCGGCATGTGGCAAGCCGGATCCATGAGAGCAAAGTTTGATCCAAATAAATTATTAATGAACAAAACAGCCAAGACAACTTGAAGGGAATCGATAGCTCAGCAATAACGTAATCAACAAGAtattgttgaagttgttgaGGAAAGCCTTCACCAGTCGACAATTAGAAGGAACTCGATCAATAGTGAACAATTTCAAACTTTGGCCAAGTGTTTAGGCAATGCCATTAAGTAGTGGCTTGCCAACACATTAGTCAAAGATGAAGACAGTGGATCGATTTGAGCACGTGATTCCCAAATGATTACACCTAAAATTAAGAGATTTATAATTTCACAATTTCAGACATATTGGTAACTTTGATGCGAAGTTACTTGGGGATTCAAAATCCGTAGCTGTTTGTAAATAACCGCTGTTGGTGGGGGTATAAATGGCCACATCGTAAGTTTTTGTAAACACGCGCTATTAATCATAGAACA
This genomic interval from Rhodamnia argentea isolate NSW1041297 chromosome 4, ASM2092103v1, whole genome shotgun sequence contains the following:
- the LOC115749651 gene encoding 30S ribosomal protein S17-like — encoded protein: MKGVVGMVVSNKMQKSVVVAVDRLFHHKVYNRFVKRTSKFMAHDELSQCNIGDRVRLDPSRPLSKRKRWVVAEILKRARIYQPPSPKTADREKA